One genomic region from Bradyrhizobium icense encodes:
- a CDS encoding Effector protein NopP translates to MYSRIGGSSDIQYTLPGEADETRPSATSAEQIDANSHRFADMFAEMHLAAPDSNGGSSSAATPLYSLVPRPPVVKIDKSSFRREAKRFYDDEIKHIAANPQEYSDFVSEKAKRTVQVAEKYGTTRDSERARYFSYQLGKQSVGLLRTEGGFSMTEFEGDKWREQFPGRTEITSVVDPQITHPLVENAGDILLEYQLRLDGERPLLNWRAANEDSKARAAKMGFVEIDKDNMVLDPSQHSDIWIKNTWQRANKPPLYLSKAEGGESGNTESAASPATCSYEDDFM, encoded by the coding sequence ATGTATAGCCGAATCGGTGGCTCGTCCGATATTCAATACACTCTCCCTGGCGAGGCTGACGAAACGAGACCATCAGCAACTAGCGCCGAGCAAATTGATGCGAACAGCCACAGGTTCGCGGACATGTTCGCGGAGATGCACTTAGCCGCACCGGATTCTAACGGTGGCTCATCTTCGGCGGCAACACCGTTGTATTCCCTCGTTCCCAGACCTCCAGTGGTGAAGATCGACAAGTCTTCATTCAGGAGAGAAGCGAAGCGCTTTTATGACGATGAGATCAAGCACATCGCCGCTAATCCACAAGAGTACTCGGATTTCGTATCCGAAAAAGCCAAGCGCACCGTTCAGGTCGCCGAGAAATACGGCACCACTAGAGATAGCGAACGCGCGCGATATTTCAGCTATCAATTAGGAAAGCAGAGTGTCGGACTTCTAAGAACGGAAGGCGGCTTCAGCATGACTGAGTTTGAAGGCGACAAGTGGCGCGAACAGTTTCCTGGGCGAACTGAAATCACATCTGTTGTAGATCCTCAGATTACGCATCCGCTTGTCGAGAACGCAGGTGATATTCTGTTGGAGTACCAACTTCGGCTCGACGGCGAACGACCGCTGCTCAATTGGCGTGCTGCCAATGAAGACTCAAAAGCCCGTGCAGCAAAGATGGGGTTTGTTGAGATTGACAAGGACAACATGGTACTTGACCCTAGCCAGCATTCCGACATTTGGATAAAGAACACATGGCAGCGCGCAAACAAACCTCCCCTATATCTCTCCAAAGCTGAGGGTGGTGAGAGCGGTAACACGGAGAGTGCAGCAAGTCCCGCCACGTGCTCGTACGAGGATGACTTCATGTAG